Proteins encoded within one genomic window of Haloplanus vescus:
- a CDS encoding adenylosuccinate synthase, whose product MTVTIVGSQLGDEGKGALVDLWGGNADIVVRYQGGDNAGHTVVEGGEEYKLSLVPSGAVRGKVGVLGNGCVVNPRTLFDELDTLRERGLDPDVRVARRAHVIMPYHRVLDGIEEEAKSDDDLEAGTTGRGIGPTYEDKVGRRGIRVGDLLDPEVLRDRLEYVVPQKRAVVEDVFGLEAGEEFDVDALHEEFAEVGRRLDAEDMTVNAGDFLGTELDDGANLLFEGAQGTSIDIDHGIYPYVTSSNPTAGGASTGTGVGPTVVGRGEVVGIVKAYLSRVGTGPLPTELDGDDEDLADYIREKGGEFGTVTGRPRRIGWLDVPMLRHAARVSGFTGIAVNHVDVLAGLDEVKVGDAYELDGERLETMPATTERWAECDPILKEFEPWPEVDWAAVADDGYDALPDAAQTYLDYLSDEVDAPIYAVGVGPDRAETIELADPFERDG is encoded by the coding sequence ATGACTGTCACCATCGTCGGGTCCCAGCTCGGCGACGAGGGCAAGGGTGCCCTCGTCGACCTGTGGGGTGGGAACGCCGACATCGTGGTCCGATATCAGGGCGGGGACAACGCCGGCCACACCGTCGTCGAAGGGGGCGAGGAGTACAAGCTGTCGCTCGTACCCAGCGGCGCCGTCAGAGGCAAGGTCGGTGTCCTCGGCAACGGCTGTGTCGTCAACCCGCGCACGTTGTTCGACGAACTCGACACGCTCCGCGAACGGGGTCTCGACCCCGACGTACGCGTCGCGCGTCGCGCCCACGTCATCATGCCGTACCACCGCGTCCTCGACGGTATCGAGGAGGAAGCGAAGAGCGACGACGACCTCGAAGCCGGGACGACGGGTCGCGGCATCGGCCCCACCTACGAGGACAAGGTCGGTCGGCGCGGCATCCGCGTCGGTGACCTCCTCGACCCCGAGGTCCTGCGCGACCGACTCGAATACGTCGTCCCGCAGAAGCGCGCGGTCGTCGAGGACGTCTTCGGTCTGGAAGCAGGCGAAGAGTTCGACGTTGACGCGCTCCACGAGGAGTTCGCAGAGGTGGGCCGTCGCCTCGACGCGGAGGACATGACTGTGAACGCGGGCGATTTCCTCGGCACCGAACTCGACGACGGGGCGAACCTCCTGTTCGAGGGCGCGCAGGGCACCTCCATCGACATCGACCACGGCATCTACCCCTACGTCACCTCCTCGAACCCGACCGCTGGCGGCGCGTCCACGGGGACCGGCGTCGGCCCGACCGTCGTCGGCCGCGGCGAAGTCGTTGGCATCGTGAAGGCCTACCTCTCCCGGGTGGGGACCGGCCCGCTCCCGACGGAACTCGACGGCGACGACGAGGACCTCGCCGACTACATCCGCGAGAAGGGTGGCGAGTTCGGCACTGTCACCGGCCGCCCGCGCCGCATCGGGTGGCTCGACGTGCCGATGCTCCGACACGCGGCCCGCGTCAGCGGCTTCACCGGTATCGCCGTCAACCACGTCGACGTGCTCGCCGGTCTGGACGAGGTGAAGGTGGGCGACGCCTACGAACTCGACGGCGAGCGACTGGAGACGATGCCCGCGACGACCGAGCGCTGGGCCGAGTGCGACCCGATTCTCAAGGAGTTCGAGCCGTGGCCGGAGGTCGACTGGGCCGCCGTCGCCGACGACGGGTACGACGCCCTCCCGGACGCCGCGCAGACGTATCTCGACTACCTGAGCGACGAAGTCGACGCCCCAATCTACGCCGTCGGCGTCGGTCCCGACCGCGCCGAAACCATCGAACTCGCCGACCCGTTCGAGCGCGACGGATAG
- a CDS encoding DUF7527 domain-containing protein — protein MDAEILDVVTEWETRSVGDGVGGLYELADGEFSGAVTDDATWAFVLNGRFVGVFDGDVHDFEDASLTAYVAPDVSLPLLYAMQAGDTEVRGQYYSNDTPLTDIHDTLSAGSFVGYVELSENVLSGDYYVVYYGERSLPVAYVGNSRRLVTGDEAFDLAADEVGIYSVVDASIEVVDLPERPDDATEPVGGAVAASADDSDDPSDDEDVTVASSAVSETAEDETPESSSEDQPAESSSEDAPSTADAQSDTASEFEALGAMSGVEAESAPTEDESAEDEAVDADASVDDMTDDASVESVETDEGEAETVDTEPTPDVAFGASETSDESATDEADAADAETEAETTETEETVTETADDAELQRLRDELDAARDAKADLEAERDRLAGERDELRAEVDRLQARVTELEAEIERLETDEEPARTLDSAEALAGTNLFVRYEDRADGTLEDAVSGSLAPDDLRQNLRLDYHTEFETESAHVDDQPFETFLRATPEHRFTQWLLLSLASEIRRADARTELTKLYDAIEDVDRIDFHGTVDVTPDDAEESEAAPTETFDVVFRDKMGNSVFVAAFDDSRDPTRASPIQSLVENAKPVSDALPSFAAAFAVTTSFFEADAMEAAVDATRGGLFSRSSRRSYVKRSRKTGFHLCLVEARDGDFFLTVPEL, from the coding sequence ATGGACGCCGAGATTCTCGATGTCGTGACGGAGTGGGAGACCCGTTCCGTCGGGGACGGTGTCGGCGGGCTGTACGAGCTGGCTGACGGCGAGTTCTCCGGCGCCGTCACCGACGACGCGACGTGGGCGTTCGTCCTCAACGGTCGCTTCGTCGGCGTGTTCGACGGCGACGTGCACGACTTCGAGGACGCGTCGCTGACGGCCTACGTCGCCCCCGACGTGTCGCTCCCGCTACTCTACGCCATGCAGGCCGGCGACACCGAGGTCCGGGGGCAGTACTACTCCAACGACACGCCCCTCACGGACATCCACGACACGCTCTCTGCGGGCAGTTTCGTCGGCTACGTCGAACTCTCTGAGAACGTCCTCTCCGGCGATTACTACGTCGTCTACTACGGCGAGCGCTCGCTCCCCGTCGCGTACGTCGGCAACAGCCGTCGGCTGGTCACGGGCGACGAGGCGTTCGACCTCGCCGCGGACGAAGTCGGCATCTACAGCGTCGTCGACGCCTCCATCGAGGTGGTCGACCTCCCCGAGCGACCGGACGACGCCACCGAACCCGTGGGTGGCGCCGTCGCCGCCTCGGCGGACGACTCCGACGACCCGAGCGACGACGAGGACGTGACGGTCGCGTCGTCGGCCGTGTCCGAGACGGCCGAAGACGAGACGCCCGAATCGTCGAGCGAGGACCAGCCCGCAGAGTCGTCAAGCGAGGACGCGCCGTCCACTGCCGACGCCCAGAGCGATACGGCGTCCGAATTCGAGGCGCTCGGTGCGATGAGCGGCGTCGAAGCCGAGTCGGCGCCGACCGAGGACGAGTCGGCCGAAGACGAGGCGGTCGATGCCGACGCGTCCGTCGACGACATGACGGACGACGCGAGCGTGGAATCGGTTGAGACTGACGAGGGCGAAGCCGAAACGGTCGATACCGAGCCGACACCAGATGTCGCCTTCGGCGCGAGCGAGACGAGTGACGAGTCGGCGACCGACGAGGCTGACGCCGCGGACGCCGAAACAGAGGCGGAAACCACCGAGACCGAGGAGACAGTCACCGAGACGGCCGACGACGCAGAGCTCCAACGCCTCCGCGACGAACTTGACGCCGCCCGCGACGCGAAGGCGGACCTCGAAGCGGAGCGCGACCGTCTCGCGGGGGAGCGCGACGAGTTGCGCGCGGAGGTCGACCGCCTGCAGGCCCGAGTCACCGAACTGGAGGCGGAAATCGAGCGCCTGGAAACCGACGAGGAACCGGCCCGGACGCTCGACTCAGCGGAGGCGCTCGCCGGCACCAATCTCTTCGTCCGCTACGAGGACCGGGCCGACGGGACGCTCGAAGACGCCGTCTCGGGGTCGCTCGCACCGGACGACCTCCGACAGAACCTCCGCCTCGACTACCACACGGAGTTCGAGACGGAGAGCGCCCACGTCGACGACCAGCCCTTCGAGACGTTCCTCCGAGCGACGCCGGAGCACCGCTTTACGCAGTGGCTCTTGCTGTCGCTGGCGTCCGAGATTCGGCGCGCCGACGCCCGCACCGAACTGACGAAACTCTACGACGCCATCGAGGACGTGGACCGAATCGACTTCCACGGCACCGTCGACGTGACGCCCGACGACGCGGAAGAATCCGAGGCGGCGCCGACCGAGACGTTCGATGTCGTGTTCCGGGACAAGATGGGAAATTCGGTGTTCGTCGCCGCCTTCGACGACTCACGCGACCCCACGCGGGCGTCACCGATACAGTCGCTGGTCGAGAACGCGAAGCCAGTGAGTGATGCTTTGCCGTCGTTCGCGGCGGCCTTCGCGGTGACGACGAGTTTCTTCGAGGCCGACGCGATGGAGGCCGCCGTCGACGCCACGCGTGGTGGACTGTTCAGTCGAAGTTCGCGCAGAAGCTACGTCAAACGGTCGCGGAAAACCGGCTTCCACCTCTGTCTCGTCGAGGCACGAGACGGGGACTTCTTCCTGACAGTTCCGGAACTCTAA
- a CDS encoding CDGSH iron-sulfur domain-containing protein encodes MAREVTHTETGPKIITPDDIDDEKGDIAICLCGLSESYPFCDGSHERAEGEDPDERYKYVDGERRRVSLTFEESDSD; translated from the coding sequence ATGGCACGCGAAGTCACGCACACGGAAACCGGGCCGAAGATAATCACGCCCGACGACATCGACGACGAGAAGGGCGATATTGCCATCTGTCTCTGCGGACTGAGTGAATCGTACCCGTTCTGTGACGGGTCCCACGAGCGCGCCGAGGGCGAAGACCCCGACGAGCGCTACAAGTACGTCGACGGCGAGCGCCGACGGGTGTCGCTGACGTTCGAGGAGTCGGACTCCGACTGA
- a CDS encoding DUF7385 family protein, producing the protein MDDLEQLVSSLTPREENDEIKLYQNTVSVACPVCEEPFDDLVVCKNQATSLEQIEPLDICVTVHDDSPLLFTHKH; encoded by the coding sequence ATGGACGACCTCGAACAACTCGTGTCGTCGCTGACGCCCCGCGAAGAGAACGACGAGATCAAGCTCTACCAGAACACCGTCTCCGTCGCGTGTCCGGTCTGTGAAGAGCCGTTCGACGACCTCGTGGTGTGCAAGAATCAGGCGACGAGTCTGGAACAGATAGAACCGCTCGACATCTGCGTCACCGTCCACGACGACAGCCCCCTCCTCTTCACCCACAAGCACTGA
- a CDS encoding cytochrome c oxidase subunit 3 gives MSTDHGDEHEHHLPAVEDWPRGFGEASWWPFITALGAGGIYIAAALYIVAGGEESTINPLFAPLLGAASVGSFLFGLYGWLYHAFVVEFWSRGSNETSAKALRWGMISFLGSELATFGAVFAYYFFIRAGTWPPGELPHLLGSLVLINTALLVASSLTLHWAHVAIRNNDNRKFVIGLLATLLLGVVFIGGQIYEYYEFIVHSNFTFETGFFGSAFFGLTGLHGLHVSLGGALLAIVTVRALAGQYSADRHVSVSTVSMYWHFVDVVWIFLVVVLYAGAELGA, from the coding sequence ATGAGTACAGATCACGGTGACGAGCACGAGCATCACCTCCCGGCGGTCGAGGACTGGCCGCGGGGGTTCGGCGAGGCAAGTTGGTGGCCGTTCATCACGGCGCTGGGTGCCGGTGGCATCTACATCGCCGCCGCGCTGTACATCGTCGCGGGCGGCGAGGAATCGACTATCAATCCGCTGTTCGCGCCCCTCCTCGGGGCGGCGAGCGTCGGGTCGTTCCTCTTCGGCCTCTACGGATGGCTCTACCACGCGTTCGTCGTCGAATTCTGGTCGCGCGGTAGCAACGAGACGAGCGCGAAGGCGCTCCGCTGGGGGATGATCTCCTTCCTCGGGTCCGAACTCGCGACGTTCGGCGCCGTGTTCGCCTACTACTTCTTCATCCGGGCCGGCACGTGGCCGCCGGGCGAACTCCCACACCTGCTGGGCTCGCTCGTCCTCATCAACACCGCGCTCTTGGTGGCGTCCAGTCTGACGCTGCACTGGGCACACGTCGCCATCCGGAACAACGACAACCGGAAGTTCGTCATCGGACTGCTCGCGACGCTCCTCCTCGGTGTGGTGTTCATCGGGGGGCAGATTTACGAGTACTACGAGTTCATCGTCCACTCGAACTTCACCTTCGAGACTGGCTTCTTCGGGTCGGCCTTCTTCGGGCTGACCGGCCTCCACGGGCTCCACGTCTCGCTCGGGGGTGCGCTCCTCGCTATCGTCACCGTCCGGGCCCTCGCGGGTCAGTACTCCGCCGACCGTCACGTCTCGGTCAGCACCGTCTCGATGTACTGGCACTTCGTCGACGTGGTCTGGATTTTCCTCGTCGTCGTCCTCTACGCGGGCGCCGAACTCGGCGCCTGA
- a CDS encoding phytoene/squalene synthase family protein: MSRHAARPPGDQADLEWCHEAVQGVSRTFALTVDVLDEPMASYICIGYLLCRVPDTVEDADHIPPAEQARLLREYDRVLDPDDDTDAETFRASVDEWLPAPEDRTDDWEVVASTPRIVGTFRGLPDDVCEAVTPPARELVQGMAMFVERYADEGGLRIQSREELEEYCYYAAGTVGNLVTNLLARGDLNSDRRARLYDTAEEFGLLLQLVNVAKDVYDDYTEEDNVYLPAEWLAAEGVPQDEVLAPEHTAGAAAVVRRTATHARSFLDDAQTYLEAVPTTDGNTVAAWAIPFLLAVGTLRELLERPEDALSSTGVKISRQEVFAVVTEMTGAPSDSLASLREDIAGQPYHRTSGQAD; encoded by the coding sequence ATGTCTCGACACGCAGCCAGACCTCCCGGTGACCAAGCCGACCTCGAGTGGTGTCACGAGGCGGTGCAGGGCGTCTCTCGAACGTTCGCGTTGACCGTCGACGTGCTCGACGAACCGATGGCGTCGTACATCTGTATCGGCTACCTCCTCTGTCGCGTGCCAGACACCGTCGAGGACGCAGACCACATCCCGCCGGCCGAACAGGCGCGCCTCCTGCGCGAGTACGACCGCGTGCTGGACCCCGACGACGACACCGACGCCGAGACGTTCCGCGCGTCCGTCGACGAGTGGCTCCCCGCCCCCGAGGACCGAACCGACGACTGGGAGGTCGTCGCGAGTACCCCGCGGATCGTCGGCACCTTCCGCGGACTCCCCGACGACGTGTGCGAGGCCGTGACACCGCCGGCGCGCGAACTCGTACAGGGGATGGCGATGTTCGTCGAGCGCTACGCCGACGAGGGTGGACTCCGCATCCAGTCCCGCGAGGAACTGGAGGAGTACTGCTACTACGCCGCCGGCACCGTCGGGAACCTGGTCACCAACCTGCTGGCGCGTGGCGACCTGAACAGCGACCGCCGCGCCCGCCTCTACGACACCGCCGAGGAGTTCGGACTCCTCTTGCAACTGGTCAACGTCGCCAAGGACGTCTACGACGACTACACCGAGGAGGACAACGTCTACCTCCCCGCCGAGTGGCTGGCTGCCGAGGGCGTCCCCCAAGACGAGGTACTCGCCCCCGAACACACCGCTGGCGCGGCCGCGGTGGTCCGCCGGACCGCCACCCACGCCCGCTCGTTTCTCGACGACGCCCAGACGTACCTCGAAGCGGTGCCCACCACGGACGGCAACACCGTCGCCGCGTGGGCGATTCCCTTCCTGCTCGCCGTCGGGACGCTTCGCGAACTCCTCGAACGTCCGGAAGACGCCCTCTCGTCGACCGGCGTGAAGATTTCGCGCCAAGAGGTGTTCGCCGTCGTCACGGAGATGACGGGCGCCCCGTCGGACTCGCTGGCCAGCCTCCGGGAGGACATCGCCGGCCAGCCCTATCACCGCACGAGCGGGCAGGCGGATTAG